A window of Diadema setosum chromosome 2, eeDiaSeto1, whole genome shotgun sequence contains these coding sequences:
- the LOC140242512 gene encoding monocarboxylate transporter 12-B-like isoform X2 — MASPRSVRTSNVRDSSDPWRYVMVLNKFVVHFLEAGLIKCFGVLIADLVPQFDSNYKTMAFICSLPATLQSLLCPLVYFMMRLVNMRILTVVGSFLCSVPLICASLVENLFLLGVLMFMTGLGMCITYLAFIIALNDYFPESFIFYTTLSTFGETIGAFCLPVIAERSLEAYGLSGAFLILGGICLNIVPCALTLRPPRDYSSVDSHCSATEKSDVIITSADGPSSSSADSDSDSHFIGQSKVTDTSNNTYEENATTSNMMAKLKSCVYYKEPLYALVSPSFFLMYYFSYSWLLFLIPRAESLGIESSRAVFLASIAGVGGILGKIALLIITHAQLDLSIMLVTCCSICDITIFINSFSTTYSYQAVMAFIQGVTVFMANSIGGVLSKYTITNEKNMPIAFTLMGFTSGLGILVGDMTSGNHAKFTRVDEDTT; from the exons ATGGCTTCGCCCAGGTCTGTGAGGACTAGCAACGTGAGGGACTCTTCCGATCCATGGAGATACGTCATGGTCCTGAACAAGTTCGTGGTACACTTCCTTGAAGCTGGACTTATTAAATGTTTTGGTGTGCTCATAGCGGATTTGGTCCCTCAATTTGACAGCAATTACAAGACTATGGCGTTCATCTGTAGCTTGCCAGCTACTCTGCAGAGTTTGTTAT GTCCGCTGGTGTATTTCATGATGAGGCTGGTAAACATGAGAATCCTGACCGTCGTGGGCAGCTTTCTGTGTTCCGTGCCCTTGATTTGCGCCTCCTTGGTTGAGAATCTCTTTCTCCTCGGCGTCCTTATGTTCATGACAG GTCTTGGGATGTGTATCACATATCTCGCTTTTATCATAGCGCTCAACGACTATTTCCCGGagtcatttattttctacaCTACGTTATCTACGTTCGGTGAAACCATTGGAGCCTTCTGTCTGCCTGTTATTGCGGAGAGATCCCTGGAGGCCTACGGTCTTTCCGGCGCATTCCTAATCTTGGGAGGAATATGCTTGAACATTGTTCCTTGCGCTTTGACACTAAGACCACCAAGAGATTATTCAAGTGTCGACTCCCATTGCTCTGCCACGGAGAAAAGTGATGTCATTATTACGTCAGCCGACGGACCGTCGTCTTCATCCGCTGATAGCGACAGCGACTCACACTTTATTGGCCAGTCAAAGGTTACTGATACATCGAACAACACATATGAAGAGAATGCTACTACTTCGAATATGATGGCAAAACTCAAATCATGCGTGTACTATAAAGAACCGTTGTATGCTTTGGTCTCACCCAGTTTCTTTCTGAtgtattatttttcatattcttgGCTTCTTTTTCTAATCCCAAGAGCGGAATCCCTTGGAATCGAGAGCTCGCGGGCAGTGTTTCTCGCCAGCATCGCGGGTGTTGGAGGCATACTTGGTAAAATTGCACTGCTCATCATCACGCACGCCCAGCTCGACTTGAGCATCATGTTGGTTACCTGTTGTTCAATTTGTGACATTACCATCTTCATCAACTCCTTCAGCACGACATACTCTTACCAAGCCGTCATGGCCTTTATTCAAGGCGTCACTGTCTTCATGGCTAATTCAATTGGAGGGGTACTCTCTAAGTATACCATaacgaatgaaaaaaatatgccGATCGCCTTCACACTGATGGGATTCACAAGTGGCCTTGGTATTCTTGTAGGAGACATGACTTCAG GAAATCATGCAAAATTCACTCGTGTGGATGAAGATACGACTTGA
- the LOC140242512 gene encoding monocarboxylate transporter 7-like isoform X1, which translates to MASPRSVRTSNVRDSSDPWRYVMVLNKFVVHFLEAGLIKCFGVLIADLVPQFDSNYKTMAFICSLPATLQSLLCPLVYFMMRLVNMRILTVVGSFLCSVPLICASLVENLFLLGVLMFMTGLGMCITYLAFIIALNDYFPESFIFYTTLSTFGETIGAFCLPVIAERSLEAYGLSGAFLILGGICLNIVPCALTLRPPRDYSSVDSHCSATEKSDVIITSADGPSSSSADSDSDSHFIGQSKVTDTSNNTYEENATTSNMMAKLKSCVYYKEPLYALVSPSFFLMYYFSYSWLLFLIPRAESLGIESSRAVFLASIAGVGGILGKIALLIITHAQLDLSIMLVTCCSICDITIFINSFSTTYSYQAVMAFIQGVTVFMANSIGGVLSKYTITNEKNMPIAFTLMGFTSGLGILVGDMTSGHIYDVTQSYQVVYNTLGLLLLVVIINLTVFLILRFRAKKQRATDKRT; encoded by the exons ATGGCTTCGCCCAGGTCTGTGAGGACTAGCAACGTGAGGGACTCTTCCGATCCATGGAGATACGTCATGGTCCTGAACAAGTTCGTGGTACACTTCCTTGAAGCTGGACTTATTAAATGTTTTGGTGTGCTCATAGCGGATTTGGTCCCTCAATTTGACAGCAATTACAAGACTATGGCGTTCATCTGTAGCTTGCCAGCTACTCTGCAGAGTTTGTTAT GTCCGCTGGTGTATTTCATGATGAGGCTGGTAAACATGAGAATCCTGACCGTCGTGGGCAGCTTTCTGTGTTCCGTGCCCTTGATTTGCGCCTCCTTGGTTGAGAATCTCTTTCTCCTCGGCGTCCTTATGTTCATGACAG GTCTTGGGATGTGTATCACATATCTCGCTTTTATCATAGCGCTCAACGACTATTTCCCGGagtcatttattttctacaCTACGTTATCTACGTTCGGTGAAACCATTGGAGCCTTCTGTCTGCCTGTTATTGCGGAGAGATCCCTGGAGGCCTACGGTCTTTCCGGCGCATTCCTAATCTTGGGAGGAATATGCTTGAACATTGTTCCTTGCGCTTTGACACTAAGACCACCAAGAGATTATTCAAGTGTCGACTCCCATTGCTCTGCCACGGAGAAAAGTGATGTCATTATTACGTCAGCCGACGGACCGTCGTCTTCATCCGCTGATAGCGACAGCGACTCACACTTTATTGGCCAGTCAAAGGTTACTGATACATCGAACAACACATATGAAGAGAATGCTACTACTTCGAATATGATGGCAAAACTCAAATCATGCGTGTACTATAAAGAACCGTTGTATGCTTTGGTCTCACCCAGTTTCTTTCTGAtgtattatttttcatattcttgGCTTCTTTTTCTAATCCCAAGAGCGGAATCCCTTGGAATCGAGAGCTCGCGGGCAGTGTTTCTCGCCAGCATCGCGGGTGTTGGAGGCATACTTGGTAAAATTGCACTGCTCATCATCACGCACGCCCAGCTCGACTTGAGCATCATGTTGGTTACCTGTTGTTCAATTTGTGACATTACCATCTTCATCAACTCCTTCAGCACGACATACTCTTACCAAGCCGTCATGGCCTTTATTCAAGGCGTCACTGTCTTCATGGCTAATTCAATTGGAGGGGTACTCTCTAAGTATACCATaacgaatgaaaaaaatatgccGATCGCCTTCACACTGATGGGATTCACAAGTGGCCTTGGTATTCTTGTAGGAGACATGACTTCAG GTCACATCTATGACGTCACACAGTCCTACCAAGTCGTCTACAATACGTTGGGACTTCTCCTTTTGGTCGTCATCATCAACCTGACCGTATTCCTGATCCTCCGCTTCCGGGCCAAGAAGCAACGAGCCACCGATAAGCGAACATGA